Proteins encoded together in one Thalassotalea crassostreae window:
- the rpsC gene encoding 30S ribosomal protein S3, whose amino-acid sequence MGQKVHPTGIRLGITKPFASTWFANSKEYAANIKGDHEVRAYLTEELKRASLSKIVIERPAKSIRVTIHTARPGVVIGKKGEDVEKLRKKVSQIAGVPAQINIAEVRKPEMDAQLVADSIASQLERRVMFRRAMKRAVQNAMRLGAKGIKVQVSGRLGGADIARAEWYREGRVPLHTLRADIDYAIARADTTYGVIGVKVWIFKGEVIGNMPLQAEQPAAKPKRKGKGKSSK is encoded by the coding sequence ATGGGTCAGAAAGTACATCCTACCGGTATTCGCCTAGGTATCACTAAGCCTTTCGCGTCTACTTGGTTCGCAAACAGCAAAGAATACGCTGCTAACATCAAAGGTGATCACGAAGTTCGTGCTTACCTAACTGAAGAGTTAAAGCGTGCTTCTTTATCGAAAATTGTTATTGAGCGTCCAGCAAAATCAATTCGTGTAACTATCCACACAGCCCGTCCAGGTGTTGTGATTGGTAAGAAAGGCGAAGACGTAGAGAAATTACGTAAGAAAGTTTCTCAAATCGCTGGTGTACCTGCACAAATCAACATCGCTGAAGTTCGTAAGCCAGAAATGGATGCGCAACTAGTAGCAGACAGCATCGCGAGCCAATTAGAGCGTCGTGTAATGTTCCGTCGTGCTATGAAGCGTGCTGTACAAAACGCTATGCGTTTAGGTGCTAAGGGTATCAAAGTTCAAGTTAGCGGTCGTTTAGGCGGTGCAGATATTGCACGTGCTGAATGGTATCGTGAAGGTCGTGTTCCATTACACACTTTACGTGCTGATATCGATTACGCTATCGCTCGAGCAGACACTACTTATGGTGTTATTGGTGTTAAAGTCTGGATCTTTAAAGGTGAAGTAATTGGCAACATGCCATTACAAGCAGAGCAACCTGCTGCTAAGCCGAAAAGAAAAGGCAAAGGCAAGAGCAGCAAGTAA
- the rplP gene encoding 50S ribosomal protein L16 — MLQPKRTKFRKQFKLRNRGLAHTGSSVSFGTFGLKSVERGRMTARQIEAARRAMTRHIKRQGKIWIRVFPDKPITKKPLEVRMGKGKGSVEYWVCQILPGRVLYEMEGVSEELAREAFALAAAKLPFKTTFVTRKVM; from the coding sequence ATGTTACAACCAAAACGTACTAAATTCCGTAAGCAATTTAAACTGCGTAACCGTGGCCTAGCGCACACAGGTAGCTCAGTTAGCTTCGGTACATTCGGTTTGAAATCAGTTGAGCGTGGTCGTATGACTGCTCGTCAAATCGAAGCTGCTCGTCGTGCAATGACACGTCACATCAAGCGTCAAGGTAAAATTTGGATTCGTGTATTCCCAGATAAGCCAATTACCAAAAAACCTCTTGAGGTTCGTATGGGTAAAGGTAAAGGTTCTGTAGAATACTGGGTATGTCAAATCCTACCAGGTCGTGTTCTGTATGAAATGGAAGGTGTTAGTGAAGAACTAGCGCGTGAAGCATTTGCATTAGCAGCTGCTAAACTTCCGTTCAAAACAACTTTCGTAACTCGTAAGGTAATGTAA
- the rpmC gene encoding 50S ribosomal protein L29, translating into MKASELKEKSIEELNAELLSLLREQFNYRMQASTGQLAQTHLLRNVRRDIARVKTILTEKAAS; encoded by the coding sequence ATGAAAGCTAGTGAACTTAAAGAAAAAAGCATTGAAGAGCTTAATGCTGAATTACTAAGCTTATTGCGTGAGCAGTTTAACTACCGCATGCAAGCAAGCACAGGTCAGCTAGCTCAAACACATTTGCTACGTAACGTACGTCGCGATATCGCACGTGTTAAGACAATCCTAACTGAGAAGGCAGCATCATAA
- the rpsQ gene encoding 30S ribosomal protein S17: MSESIRTLQGRVISNKMEKSITVLIERRVKHPIYGKFMIRSTKLKAHDETNVCNEGDVVTIRECAPISKSKNWTLVDVITKA, encoded by the coding sequence ATGAGCGAATCTATTCGTACTCTACAAGGTCGCGTAATCAGCAACAAGATGGAAAAATCTATCACTGTTTTGATCGAGCGTCGTGTTAAGCACCCTATCTACGGTAAGTTCATGATCCGTTCAACTAAGTTGAAAGCGCATGATGAAACTAACGTATGTAACGAAGGTGATGTAGTAACAATTCGTGAATGTGCACCAATTTCAAAGTCTAAAAACTGGACTTTAGTTGATGTAATCACAAAAGCTTAA
- a CDS encoding putative bifunctional diguanylate cyclase/phosphodiesterase: MKADVTNLVEPITQAPIADQYRKERSFQIFLVSEVALILALIMEYFRGGLELVIGLAATIVVLAVFFLAFRNRKPNLATGLLVIFHTILASCLMWKFGGIRDEAMLAFPMILIFATVLGSTRLVSVVFLCIACLIFANGYVNEIGYYQNDTPVIDLSSAALINLILLVIFISTLIASKAINKLIAQLVEENKVVVNSKREIQKLVYQDALTNLPNRVLAREIFDKNIQKTVEDGKSTALLFIDLDDFKSINDSLGHQIGDKLLKLIARRIAGMVTPYGGVYRLGGDEFMVLLEEFSDDNDVIEMGNRICSLVNQVLKIDEYDLLVSCSIGATIAPRDTDNFDTALKYSDIALYQAKRLGRNQICLISQELIKHTEKEFYLLEEFRRAVKDNKLELYYQPKICLTTGRMTGGEALLRWWSDNYGGVSPDVFIPIAEKAGLINGIGDWVLEQAIEQCSVWHKMGFDDFTVAVNVSPIQFAMPNFAANIYTLLDKYKLDEKYLELEITENVLLEQSENLSKNIKMLSKSQVKLSIDDFGKGYSNLAYIKRLNIHAIKIDREFITDVDKDEDNLAIVKAIIDIANHLNIDAVAEGVETQEVVNLLSELSCNLGQGFLWSPAVNKDDFIRFAQTRAAKVQL, translated from the coding sequence ATGAAAGCTGACGTAACAAATTTAGTCGAACCTATTACTCAAGCTCCAATTGCTGACCAATATCGTAAAGAACGATCATTTCAGATATTTTTGGTTTCTGAAGTAGCGTTGATTTTGGCCCTGATCATGGAATATTTCCGTGGTGGTCTTGAGTTAGTTATCGGACTGGCGGCGACCATCGTTGTCTTAGCAGTATTTTTCCTTGCATTTAGAAATCGAAAACCAAATCTCGCGACCGGCTTGTTGGTTATATTCCATACAATCTTAGCCTCCTGTTTGATGTGGAAGTTTGGCGGCATTCGTGATGAAGCTATGTTAGCTTTTCCTATGATATTGATATTTGCAACGGTTTTAGGTTCTACCAGATTAGTCTCAGTTGTTTTTCTATGTATCGCATGTTTAATATTTGCCAACGGTTATGTAAATGAGATTGGCTACTATCAAAACGATACTCCAGTAATCGATTTAAGCTCAGCCGCTTTAATAAATCTGATCTTGTTAGTTATTTTTATAAGTACATTAATAGCATCAAAAGCTATCAATAAATTAATTGCACAACTGGTAGAAGAAAACAAAGTCGTTGTAAATTCTAAGCGTGAAATTCAGAAACTAGTATACCAAGATGCGTTAACCAACTTACCTAACCGTGTTTTAGCACGAGAGATCTTTGATAAAAATATTCAAAAAACTGTAGAAGACGGTAAGAGTACAGCATTACTATTTATTGATTTAGATGACTTTAAGTCGATAAACGATTCCCTTGGCCATCAAATAGGTGACAAACTTTTAAAACTAATAGCTCGTAGAATCGCTGGAATGGTCACGCCTTATGGTGGGGTATACCGTTTAGGCGGTGACGAATTTATGGTCTTGCTCGAAGAATTTAGTGATGATAATGATGTTATCGAAATGGGTAATCGAATTTGTAGCTTGGTTAATCAGGTACTAAAAATTGATGAATATGATTTACTGGTCAGCTGCTCAATAGGTGCCACCATCGCTCCTCGAGATACAGACAACTTTGATACAGCGTTAAAATATTCTGATATAGCTTTGTATCAGGCAAAGAGATTGGGTAGAAATCAAATTTGTTTGATAAGCCAAGAGCTAATAAAGCACACTGAAAAAGAGTTTTATTTACTTGAGGAATTTAGGCGAGCAGTAAAAGACAATAAGCTTGAACTATATTATCAACCGAAGATTTGCTTAACTACCGGACGAATGACAGGCGGTGAAGCATTACTAAGGTGGTGGAGTGATAATTATGGTGGTGTTAGTCCTGATGTATTTATTCCTATCGCTGAAAAGGCCGGTTTGATAAACGGAATTGGCGATTGGGTATTAGAGCAAGCGATAGAGCAATGCTCTGTTTGGCATAAAATGGGGTTCGACGATTTTACCGTTGCCGTCAACGTCTCACCTATTCAGTTTGCCATGCCTAACTTTGCCGCAAATATTTATACATTGTTGGATAAATATAAATTGGATGAAAAATATCTAGAATTAGAAATCACTGAAAACGTGTTACTCGAACAAAGTGAAAACTTATCTAAGAATATTAAAATGTTGAGTAAATCACAGGTTAAATTGTCAATTGATGATTTTGGTAAGGGTTATTCGAATCTCGCTTATATAAAACGCCTAAATATTCATGCCATCAAAATAGATAGAGAATTTATTACCGATGTTGATAAAGATGAAGATAATTTAGCTATCGTAAAAGCGATTATAGACATTGCCAATCATTTAAATATAGATGCCGTTGCCGAAGGTGTTGAAACTCAAGAGGTAGTGAATTTACTTTCAGAGTTGTCATGCAATTTAGGGCAAGGATTTTTATGGTCACCAGCAGTGAATAAAGACGATTTTATTCGATTTGCCCAGACTAGAGCAGCAAAAGTTCAGCTATAA
- the rplN gene encoding 50S ribosomal protein L14 — MIQMQSQLDVADNSGARRVQCIKVLGGSHRRYAHIGDIIKVSVKEAIPRGKVKKGDVLNAVVVRTRKGVRRSDGSSIRFDGNAAVMLNANLQPIGTRIFGPVTRELRTEKFMKIVSLAPEVL, encoded by the coding sequence ATGATCCAAATGCAATCACAGCTAGACGTTGCTGACAACAGCGGCGCTCGACGCGTGCAATGTATAAAGGTTCTAGGTGGCTCGCACCGTCGCTATGCACATATTGGTGACATCATCAAAGTTTCTGTTAAAGAAGCAATTCCTCGCGGTAAAGTGAAGAAAGGTGATGTACTTAATGCTGTAGTGGTGCGCACTAGAAAAGGCGTACGTCGCTCGGATGGTTCATCTATTCGTTTTGATGGTAACGCGGCTGTAATGCTTAACGCAAACTTACAGCCAATTGGTACTCGTATTTTCGGGCCAGTGACACGTGAATTACGAACTGAAAAGTTCATGAAGATCGTATCTCTAGCGCCAGAAGTACTATAA
- the rplX gene encoding 50S ribosomal protein L24 yields the protein MASKIRQNDEVVILAGKDKGKSGKVTKVLPAEGKVFVEGINLIKKHQKPVPQLQQAGGIVEKEAAINVSNVAIKNPATGKADRVGFRIEDGKKVRFFKSNNELV from the coding sequence ATGGCCTCTAAAATTCGTCAAAATGACGAAGTAGTAATCCTAGCTGGTAAAGATAAGGGCAAAAGTGGCAAAGTCACTAAAGTTCTTCCAGCAGAAGGAAAAGTTTTCGTTGAAGGCATCAACTTAATCAAGAAACACCAGAAACCTGTACCTCAGTTACAGCAAGCTGGTGGCATTGTTGAGAAAGAAGCTGCAATCAACGTATCTAACGTTGCGATCAAAAACCCTGCTACTGGCAAGGCTGATCGTGTTGGTTTTAGAATTGAAGACGGCAAAAAAGTTCGTTTCTTCAAGTCTAATAACGAATTAGTATAA
- the rplE gene encoding 50S ribosomal protein L5, with protein sequence MAKLHDFYKDTVVAELTKEFGYKSVMQVPSIEKITLNMGVGEAIADKKVLDHAVSDLASISGQKPMVTKARKSVAGFKIREGYPIGAKVTLRGERMWDFFERLISISVPRIRDFRGLNPKSFDGRGNYSMGVREQIIFPEIDYDKIDKIRGMDITIGTTAKNDAEGHALLTAFNFPFKK encoded by the coding sequence ATGGCGAAACTGCATGATTTTTACAAAGATACGGTTGTTGCTGAACTTACCAAAGAGTTCGGATACAAAAGTGTCATGCAAGTCCCTTCGATTGAAAAGATCACACTAAATATGGGTGTTGGTGAAGCTATTGCTGATAAAAAAGTATTAGACCACGCCGTAAGTGATCTGGCATCAATCTCGGGCCAGAAGCCTATGGTTACTAAAGCACGCAAATCTGTTGCTGGCTTTAAGATCCGTGAAGGCTACCCAATTGGTGCAAAAGTAACTCTACGCGGCGAACGCATGTGGGATTTCTTTGAGCGCTTAATCTCAATCTCAGTTCCTCGTATTCGTGACTTCCGTGGCTTGAACCCTAAATCGTTCGACGGCCGTGGTAACTACAGTATGGGTGTGCGTGAGCAAATCATATTTCCTGAAATCGACTACGATAAAATCGATAAGATTCGTGGTATGGATATCACTATCGGTACTACGGCGAAGAACGATGCGGAAGGTCATGCTTTGCTGACTGCCTTTAACTTCCCGTTTAAGAAATAA
- the rpsN gene encoding 30S ribosomal protein S14 has protein sequence MAKSSMKAREAKRAKLVAQYAEKRAALKDIISNVNSSEEERWDAMLKLQALPRDSSSSRQRNRCVVTGRPHGYLRKFGLSRIKLREATMRGEVPGLKKASW, from the coding sequence ATGGCTAAATCATCAATGAAAGCACGTGAAGCAAAACGTGCAAAATTAGTTGCTCAATACGCTGAAAAGCGTGCAGCACTAAAAGATATCATCTCAAACGTAAATTCTTCTGAAGAAGAGCGTTGGGATGCAATGTTAAAACTACAAGCTTTACCACGCGATTCAAGCAGCAGCCGTCAACGTAACCGTTGTGTTGTTACTGGTCGTCCACATGGTTACTTACGTAAATTCGGTTTAAGCCGTATTAAATTGCGTGAAGCGACTATGCGCGGTGAAGTACCTGGTCTTAAGAAAGCAAGTTGGTAA
- the rpsH gene encoding 30S ribosomal protein S8, with amino-acid sequence MMMTDPIADMFTRIRNGQSANKVAVQMPSSKLKVAIANLLKEEGYINGFEVSTEAKPQLEVTLKYFDGKEVIETIKRVSRPGLRVYKGSNDLPQVLAGLGIAIVSTSKGLMTDRAARNAGLGGEILGIVA; translated from the coding sequence ATTATGATGACTGATCCTATCGCGGATATGTTTACACGAATCCGTAACGGTCAATCTGCAAATAAAGTTGCAGTACAAATGCCATCTTCCAAGCTAAAAGTTGCAATTGCTAACTTGCTTAAAGAAGAAGGTTATATTAATGGTTTTGAAGTATCTACTGAAGCTAAGCCTCAGTTAGAAGTAACTTTAAAATATTTCGATGGTAAAGAAGTTATCGAAACTATCAAGCGTGTTTCACGCCCTGGTCTTCGCGTATACAAAGGAAGTAATGATCTTCCTCAAGTATTAGCTGGTCTAGGTATTGCGATCGTTTCTACTTCAAAAGGCCTTATGACTGACCGCGCTGCACGTAATGCAGGTTTAGGCGGTGAGATCTTAGGTATCGTTGCGTAA
- the rplF gene encoding 50S ribosomal protein L6 encodes MSRVAKAPVSIPAGVTVTLSGQDITIKGPKGELTRTIHSDVVISQEENNIITNIVADVKGAWAQAGTARALINNMVVGVNAGFEKRLILNGVGYRAKAAGQNLNLSLGFSHPVEHAIPAGVKCETPSQTEIVLTGADKQVIGQVAANIRAYRKPEPYKGKGIRYSDENVRRKEAKKK; translated from the coding sequence ATGTCTCGTGTTGCAAAAGCACCTGTGTCTATCCCTGCTGGCGTTACAGTAACGTTATCTGGTCAAGACATCACAATTAAAGGTCCTAAAGGCGAATTAACTCGTACGATACATAGTGACGTTGTAATTTCTCAAGAAGAAAACAACATCATCACTAACATCGTAGCTGATGTTAAAGGCGCATGGGCTCAAGCCGGTACTGCTCGCGCATTAATCAACAACATGGTTGTTGGCGTGAACGCTGGTTTTGAAAAACGTCTAATCTTAAACGGTGTTGGTTACCGTGCAAAAGCTGCTGGTCAGAACTTAAACCTTTCATTAGGTTTCTCTCACCCAGTTGAGCATGCAATCCCAGCCGGTGTTAAGTGTGAAACTCCTAGTCAAACTGAAATCGTACTTACGGGTGCTGATAAGCAGGTGATTGGTCAAGTAGCTGCGAACATTCGTGCGTACCGTAAGCCAGAGCCTTATAAAGGTAAAGGTATTCGTTACTCTGACGAAAATGTTCGTCGTAAAGAAGCTAAGAAGAAGTAG
- the rplR gene encoding 50S ribosomal protein L18, with translation MDKKTSRLRRAKRTRAKISELGANRLVVHRTPRHIYAQLIAATGSEVIASASTLDKEIREQVKATGNKEAAAAVGKAIAERAAAKGIESVAFDRSGFLYHGRVQVLAEAAREAGLKF, from the coding sequence ATGGATAAGAAAACATCTCGTTTACGCCGTGCAAAACGTACGCGCGCTAAAATCAGCGAGTTGGGTGCGAATCGTTTAGTCGTTCACCGTACTCCTCGTCACATATACGCACAGCTTATCGCGGCAACTGGTTCTGAAGTAATTGCATCTGCATCTACTTTAGATAAAGAAATCCGTGAGCAAGTTAAAGCTACTGGTAACAAAGAAGCTGCTGCTGCAGTTGGTAAAGCAATCGCCGAGCGCGCTGCTGCCAAAGGTATTGAGTCAGTTGCTTTCGATCGTTCAGGTTTCTTATACCACGGTCGTGTTCAAGTTTTAGCTGAAGCAGCTCGTGAAGCTGGCCTTAAATTCTAG
- the rpsE gene encoding 30S ribosomal protein S5 — translation MANVENTQQSEFAEKLIAVNRVSKVVKGGRIFSFTALTVVGDGNGRVGFGYGKAREVPAAIQKAMEKARRNIVNIDLKGTTLQHAVKGKHSGSKVYMQPASEGTGIIAGGAMRAVLEVAGVQNVLSKAYGSTNPINVVRATIGALANMKSPESVAAKRGLNVTEILG, via the coding sequence ATGGCTAATGTAGAAAACACACAACAAAGTGAATTTGCTGAAAAGTTAATCGCTGTTAACCGCGTTTCAAAAGTGGTTAAAGGTGGTCGTATATTCAGTTTCACTGCACTAACAGTAGTTGGTGACGGCAACGGTCGTGTTGGTTTTGGTTACGGTAAGGCACGTGAAGTTCCTGCTGCAATCCAAAAAGCAATGGAAAAGGCTCGCCGTAATATCGTAAACATCGACCTTAAGGGTACTACTTTACAGCACGCTGTAAAAGGTAAGCACTCTGGTTCTAAAGTTTACATGCAACCTGCTTCTGAAGGTACAGGTATCATCGCCGGTGGCGCGATGCGTGCAGTACTAGAAGTTGCTGGCGTACAGAACGTATTGTCAAAAGCATACGGTTCTACTAACCCAATTAACGTTGTACGCGCTACAATCGGTGCTCTTGCGAACATGAAATCGCCTGAGTCTGTTGCAGCTAAGCGTGGCTTAAACGTTACTGAAATACTGGGGTAA
- the rpmD gene encoding 50S ribosomal protein L30, which produces MAKTVKVTQVKSSIGRLPTHRATLKGLGLRRINHTVELEDTPSVRGMINLVHYMIKVED; this is translated from the coding sequence ATGGCTAAGACTGTTAAAGTAACACAAGTTAAGAGCTCAATCGGTCGTTTACCGACTCATAGAGCTACTTTGAAAGGACTGGGTTTACGTCGTATCAATCATACTGTAGAGTTAGAAGATACTCCATCAGTACGTGGCATGATCAACCTAGTTCATTACATGATTAAGGTGGAGGATTAA
- the rplO gene encoding 50S ribosomal protein L15 — MHLNTLSPAPGAKKDRKRQGRGIGSGIGKTGGRGHKGQKSRSGGGIRPGFEGGQMPLKQRLPKFGFTSRKSLVRAEVRLHELNTMTADVVDIHALKDAGVINRNIETAKIIFSGEISRKITVRGLAVTKGARAAIEAAGGTIEE, encoded by the coding sequence ATGCATTTAAATACATTATCCCCTGCACCTGGCGCGAAGAAAGATCGTAAACGCCAAGGTCGTGGTATTGGTTCTGGTATCGGAAAAACTGGTGGCCGTGGTCACAAAGGTCAGAAGTCACGCTCAGGCGGCGGCATTCGTCCAGGTTTTGAAGGTGGTCAGATGCCACTTAAGCAACGTTTACCTAAGTTTGGTTTTACTTCACGTAAATCTTTAGTTCGCGCTGAAGTTCGTTTACATGAATTAAACACTATGACTGCAGACGTTGTTGATATTCACGCTCTTAAAGACGCTGGCGTAATTAACCGCAATATCGAAACAGCTAAAATCATCTTTTCTGGTGAAATTAGTCGTAAGATTACGGTTCGCGGCTTAGCAGTAACGAAAGGTGCACGTGCAGCGATTGAAGCTGCCGGTGGTACAATAGAGGAATAG
- the secY gene encoding preprotein translocase subunit SecY, producing MATPGMENKAQGGLSELKQRLLFVLGALIVFRLGSFVPIPGIDAAVLAQLFEQQKGTIVEMFNMFSGGALERASVLALGIMPYISASIIMQISTHIVPSMQELKKEGEAGRRKISQYTRYGTLLLATVQAIAIAKSLPGMMPGLVVNAGFGFYFTAVVSLVTGTMFLMWLGEQITERGIGNGISVLIFAGIVAGMPSAVGQTAEMARQGELHLLALLVIGVIVFAVTWFVVFVERGQRRIVVNYAKRQQGRKVFAAQSTHLPLKVNMAGVIPPIFASSIILFPGTIASWFGQGSGATADFLQEVSLAMSPGQPLYVMLYAAAIIFFCFFYTALVFNPRETADNLKKSGAFIPGIRPGEQTSRYIDKVMTRLTLAGALYITFICLVPEFMMIFMDVQFYFGGTSLLIIVVVIMDFMAQVQTHLMSHQYDSVLKKANLKGYGR from the coding sequence ATGGCTACACCAGGAATGGAAAACAAGGCTCAAGGCGGTTTGTCTGAGCTTAAACAAAGATTGTTGTTCGTACTCGGCGCATTAATAGTGTTCCGTTTAGGTTCATTTGTACCAATCCCTGGTATTGACGCCGCTGTACTAGCTCAGTTGTTTGAACAACAAAAGGGCACCATTGTAGAAATGTTTAACATGTTCTCTGGTGGTGCACTTGAGCGAGCCTCTGTATTGGCACTAGGTATTATGCCGTACATCTCAGCTTCGATCATCATGCAGATCAGCACACATATCGTGCCGAGTATGCAGGAGTTAAAGAAAGAAGGTGAAGCTGGACGTCGTAAGATCAGCCAATACACACGCTACGGCACACTGCTTCTGGCAACAGTGCAAGCGATTGCAATAGCAAAGAGTTTACCTGGTATGATGCCTGGACTAGTGGTTAACGCTGGTTTCGGTTTCTACTTTACTGCGGTAGTATCTTTAGTAACTGGTACCATGTTCTTAATGTGGTTAGGTGAACAGATTACTGAACGTGGTATTGGTAATGGTATCTCTGTGTTAATTTTCGCAGGTATTGTTGCTGGCATGCCATCAGCTGTTGGTCAAACAGCTGAAATGGCGCGTCAAGGTGAATTGCACTTATTAGCATTATTAGTAATTGGCGTAATTGTTTTCGCTGTTACTTGGTTTGTAGTATTTGTAGAGCGCGGTCAACGCCGCATTGTGGTAAACTACGCCAAACGCCAACAAGGTCGTAAGGTATTTGCCGCTCAAAGTACTCATTTACCACTTAAAGTGAACATGGCGGGTGTTATCCCACCAATCTTCGCTTCAAGTATTATCTTGTTCCCGGGTACCATCGCAAGTTGGTTCGGACAAGGTAGCGGTGCAACTGCTGACTTTTTACAAGAGGTTTCTCTTGCAATGTCACCAGGACAACCGTTGTATGTAATGCTATATGCTGCAGCAATAATCTTTTTCTGTTTTTTCTACACGGCATTGGTTTTCAATCCGCGTGAAACAGCAGATAATTTGAAGAAATCTGGTGCGTTCATTCCAGGCATTCGCCCGGGTGAGCAAACATCTAGATATATCGATAAAGTAATGACCCGCCTAACTTTGGCAGGTGCTTTATACATTACTTTTATTTGTTTGGTTCCTGAGTTCATGATGATATTTATGGATGTACAATTCTACTTCGGTGGAACATCCCTACTAATTATCGTAGTTGTTATTATGGATTTCATGGCACAAGTACAAACTCATTTGATGTCTCATCAATATGACAGCGTGCTTAAGAAAGCCAATCTAAAAGGCTATGGCCGATAG
- the rpmJ gene encoding 50S ribosomal protein L36 — translation MKVRASVKKICRNCKVVKRAGVVRVICVEPKHKQRQG, via the coding sequence ATGAAAGTTCGTGCATCCGTTAAAAAGATTTGTCGTAACTGTAAAGTTGTTAAACGTGCTGGTGTTGTTCGCGTAATTTGCGTTGAACCTAAACACAAGCAACGCCAAGGCTAA
- the rpsM gene encoding 30S ribosomal protein S13, which produces MARIAGINIPDRKHAVIAITAIYGIGATRAKAICSGAGIAEDIKISELDEAQIDLLRAEVAKFTVEGDLRREVSMNIKRLMDLGCYRGLRHRRSLPLRGQRTKTNARTRKGPRKPIKK; this is translated from the coding sequence GTGGCCCGTATAGCTGGCATTAACATCCCTGATCGTAAGCATGCAGTAATCGCCATTACTGCTATCTACGGCATCGGCGCAACAAGAGCAAAGGCAATTTGTTCAGGCGCAGGTATTGCTGAAGATATTAAGATCAGTGAACTAGACGAAGCTCAAATAGATTTGCTTCGCGCAGAAGTGGCTAAATTTACTGTAGAAGGTGATTTACGCCGTGAAGTTTCAATGAATATCAAGCGTCTGATGGACCTTGGCTGTTACCGTGGTTTACGCCACCGTCGTAGTCTCCCTCTACGTGGTCAGCGCACTAAGACTAATGCGCGTACCCGTAAAGGTCCTCGTAAGCCGATTAAAAAGTAG
- the rpsK gene encoding 30S ribosomal protein S11 — protein MAKTPTRTKKRVKKQVADGMAHIHASFNNTIVTLTDRQGNALSWATAGGSGFRGSRKSTPFAAQVAADRAGKVAQEFGLKNIEVFVKGPGPGRESAIRALNAAGFKITNITDVTPIPHNGCRPPKKRRV, from the coding sequence ATGGCTAAAACACCAACGCGCACGAAAAAGCGCGTAAAAAAACAAGTTGCTGATGGCATGGCTCATATCCATGCTTCTTTCAACAACACAATCGTAACTCTTACAGATCGTCAAGGTAATGCGTTATCTTGGGCAACTGCAGGTGGTTCTGGTTTCCGTGGTTCACGTAAATCAACTCCATTCGCTGCACAGGTTGCTGCTGATCGTGCTGGTAAAGTAGCACAAGAGTTTGGTTTGAAGAATATTGAAGTATTCGTTAAAGGTCCAGGTCCAGGTCGTGAATCTGCAATCCGTGCCTTAAATGCTGCTGGTTTTAAAATCACCAACATTACTGACGTTACTCCGATTCCTCATAATGGTTGTCGTCCACCTAAGAAACGTCGCGTTTAA